One genomic region from Desertifilum tharense IPPAS B-1220 encodes:
- a CDS encoding methyltransferase codes for MIHPSNSVIQATIQQLTSSPELFKTAICERDEMYQFALNKAEGNAPQAALRYYTNGRRIFDCVRQIVEPYFDGFQNISAFLDFACGYGRFTRFLLQELEKEKIWVSDIYPEAVKFQTEEFGVQGVYSTSQPQDYPTLRQFDCILASSFFSHIPEATFKPWLEKLLGFLDAQGLLIFSVHDIRLAPNSQGEFQFIPESESQSLAGEEYGTTYVSEAYLQQLLAEINPEFTYQRISQGLCYHQDLYVVTKQPRKPLNEIAVYHHPAGTLNHCKRTAETIELFGQVEEFNPNSQIEDIQIWTNGRLFQRCLPIEANWHCGLPRNRLKAEDVLLIKAVNSRGLERILAVDTVGSLTQGEIVATASESTILVLIGMHRSGTSLTASLLQDIGVDLGDRLVGEDVGNEKGHFEDLDFVEFHKNVLRSQSLDLDGLTLADDIPVLDRYRETAQALIEENLKHRLWGWKDPRTTLFLDFWHSLLPQANFILVYRSPWEVVDSLYRRGSDELIEAYPERAVEFWMHYNQKMLEFYAKSPERCLLINLSHIVRDPSGLIAALNQKFQLQLPPPSPDIIDLSLLSDRISHSHRPVLIEKYYPEALELYRELEAKATPFNGETEFPWMRLTANYSPKEWGFLDWLEMGNLYREQRQQRQALKRQFSHQLHAKDVKIQQTQAELQQTQAKLQETDAQMHQIHDEAQKVIQDLVNTIAQLQETQAEVERLNGELQQVRSQLYQTQGDLASSQSQLQSQLEQTQQAQAIIAAMQTSKFWQMRSSWFRLKKLVGLPLDETVD; via the coding sequence ATGATCCATCCCTCTAATTCAGTTATTCAAGCCACTATTCAGCAACTGACTTCATCGCCAGAACTGTTTAAAACGGCAATTTGCGAACGGGATGAAATGTATCAGTTTGCGCTAAACAAAGCAGAAGGGAATGCTCCGCAAGCCGCCCTTCGCTATTATACGAATGGTCGCCGAATTTTTGACTGCGTTCGTCAAATTGTTGAGCCATATTTTGACGGTTTTCAGAATATTTCTGCTTTTCTAGATTTTGCCTGCGGCTACGGACGATTTACCCGATTTTTATTACAAGAATTAGAAAAAGAGAAAATTTGGGTTTCGGATATTTATCCGGAGGCGGTTAAATTTCAAACCGAAGAATTTGGCGTTCAAGGCGTGTATTCTACGTCCCAACCCCAAGATTACCCAACACTGCGTCAATTTGACTGTATTTTAGCCAGTTCTTTTTTTAGTCATATTCCCGAAGCCACCTTTAAGCCTTGGTTAGAAAAACTACTAGGTTTTCTTGACGCACAAGGTTTGCTGATTTTCAGCGTTCACGATATCCGCCTTGCGCCAAATAGTCAGGGAGAATTTCAATTTATCCCAGAAAGCGAAAGCCAGTCTTTAGCGGGGGAAGAGTATGGGACAACCTACGTTAGCGAAGCCTATCTTCAGCAGCTTTTAGCTGAAATCAATCCCGAATTTACCTATCAGCGCATTTCCCAAGGTTTGTGCTATCACCAAGACTTGTATGTAGTGACTAAACAGCCGCGCAAACCTCTAAATGAAATTGCAGTGTATCATCACCCCGCCGGGACTTTAAACCATTGCAAGCGGACTGCGGAAACGATAGAACTGTTTGGACAAGTTGAAGAATTTAACCCCAATAGTCAGATTGAAGATATTCAAATTTGGACGAACGGTCGATTATTTCAGCGTTGCTTACCTATCGAGGCGAATTGGCATTGCGGACTTCCGAGAAATCGTTTAAAAGCAGAAGATGTCCTTCTCATTAAGGCGGTGAATAGTCGGGGACTTGAAAGAATTTTGGCCGTTGATACCGTCGGTTCTCTGACGCAAGGGGAAATAGTTGCAACGGCTAGCGAGTCTACGATTTTAGTGTTAATTGGAATGCACCGTTCGGGGACTTCTTTGACGGCTTCCTTGTTGCAAGATATTGGGGTAGACTTGGGAGACCGTCTGGTGGGTGAAGATGTTGGCAATGAGAAGGGACATTTTGAGGATTTAGACTTTGTTGAGTTCCATAAGAACGTATTGCGATCGCAAAGTCTTGACCTCGATGGTTTAACCCTAGCTGATGATATCCCAGTTTTAGACCGCTATCGCGAAACGGCACAAGCTTTAATTGAGGAGAACCTGAAACACCGCCTTTGGGGATGGAAAGACCCTAGAACCACGCTATTTCTAGACTTCTGGCATTCTCTACTACCCCAAGCTAACTTTATTTTGGTGTATCGTTCGCCCTGGGAGGTGGTAGACTCCCTCTATCGTCGGGGTAGCGATGAACTGATTGAAGCCTATCCCGAACGGGCGGTAGAATTCTGGATGCACTACAACCAGAAGATGCTGGAATTTTATGCAAAATCTCCAGAACGGTGCTTGTTAATCAACCTCAGTCATATTGTCCGCGATCCGAGTGGGTTGATTGCGGCGCTGAATCAGAAATTCCAGTTGCAACTCCCGCCCCCATCGCCTGATATTATCGATCTGAGTCTATTGAGCGATCGCATTTCCCATTCCCATCGACCTGTTTTAATCGAAAAATACTATCCCGAAGCCTTAGAACTCTATCGAGAACTCGAAGCCAAAGCCACCCCCTTCAACGGCGAAACCGAGTTTCCCTGGATGCGGCTAACGGCGAACTATTCCCCGAAGGAGTGGGGGTTCCTCGACTGGTTGGAGATGGGGAACCTCTATCGGGAACAACGACAGCAGCGTCAGGCGTTAAAGCGTCAGTTTAGCCACCAGCTACACGCAAAAGACGTAAAAATTCAGCAAACCCAAGCCGAACTTCAGCAAACCCAGGCGAAACTGCAAGAAACTGACGCGCAAATGCACCAAATTCACGATGAAGCGCAAAAAGTGATCCAAGACTTGGTGAATACGATAGCGCAATTGCAGGAAACCCAAGCCGAAGTCGAACGTCTCAATGGGGAATTGCAACAGGTGCGATCGCAACTCTACCAAACTCAAGGCGACTTAGCCAGCAGCCAATCTCAACTCCAGTCTCAACTGGAACAAACGCAGCAAGCACAGGCTATAATTGCCGCCATGCAAACCAGTAAGTTTTGGCAAATGCGGTCTTCCTGGTTTCGGCTTAAGAAACTGGTAGGATTACCCCTAGATGAAACCGTGGACTAA
- a CDS encoding glycosyltransferase — MKKVLTLPKKAAKKVKRLFVKEYVEVVPTGELEGFLEAPQLTENNASGTLLIAGWVISRSSPIKSLLLSVNKSTEESISYGSYRPDVAQVYADVPNSSASGFGWNISLDPKYSGYLDLRLSVLLENGEKVPCFSRRVRMNAAVSRRSNLNPYTFVSGAVSKGVIAYKQGRLPLSPIVLLRYLRSYYRQMQAYQETVAYSNIIHAWQLKDPYERWIETNRLTPKILTQMQTSAAQLAETGVKISVIVPIYNTDKQFLQEMIASVTTQIYPHWELCLADDASTKPHVKAILAEVQASDPRIKVVFRPENGHIVEATNSALDVATGEFIALLDHDDLLSPDALLLVAECIENYPEVDWIYTDEDKIDPSGYRFGAQMKGGWSPEMAITHNYTHHLAVFRRSLVEKVGRLRKGYQGAQDLDLFLRIAEATSDEKIKHIPHVCYHWRVHPESTASRGTQKQYVFDSAYRAIEDAIARRGLAAKPFLPAIAKQFDLCLHQLKWDNTYLSQHPVTIVIPTRDRVDLLTKCVNSLVNTVDERYVKLIIVDDGSVEAKTRDYLKKLEAEKVLSCRVIRPERTENKFNYARLMNIGTSAAETPYVLHLNNDIEATTPGWLEEMMGWMSIPGVGIVGSRLLYPDQTLQHAGVVVGSHNGLADHLFHKLAKEELGYIFLPIVSRNVTAVTGACLLTSTELYRHLGGFDQEKFSIEFNDVDYCLRVNQAGHRVVYTPQSTLIHLTSASRGDYYNPKEHLNILSKYRGFRDPYFNENLDLDSMTMKLDPLHFLHHNRVSSLKILLITHNLNLEGAPIMAYIFAQYFATQANCQVSVISLQDGALREEYEKLGIPVKVVDRDLSIIRETRAEYQNRLKAFGKSIDISEFDVVVSNTMIGFWGVELARLFNIPSVWHIHESSTIENSLNHFFGDSLRDEIREVLQDSFSNASRVVFVADATRKIFHEWDLKGRFRTLYGGMNLDKINEFRRTHPKSELRKKYGIGEDKTVISIIGTTCERKGQHIFLEAIKQLEKKYSGKAEDLCYLIVGARETIYLEFLRQKIKKLNLKNVQIIPETREVYDFFGLSDIFVCASFEESFPRVVLEAMAFELKIVSTSVFGIPEMIGDRQEAYLVPPGNAKAIAAALLECLEDDYSNRLPGNAYARVTRLFDNQVQLPKHLELLKEVALSDNPDYAILSD; from the coding sequence ATGAAAAAAGTCTTAACATTGCCAAAAAAAGCCGCTAAAAAGGTGAAACGGCTGTTTGTCAAAGAATATGTAGAAGTTGTTCCCACTGGCGAACTTGAAGGTTTTCTAGAAGCGCCTCAGTTAACCGAAAATAATGCAAGCGGTACGTTATTAATTGCTGGATGGGTGATTAGTCGATCCTCTCCCATTAAATCCTTACTCTTATCGGTCAATAAATCAACAGAAGAATCTATTTCCTACGGCAGTTATCGACCGGATGTAGCGCAAGTTTATGCGGATGTTCCCAATTCTAGCGCCTCTGGGTTTGGCTGGAATATTAGCCTCGATCCGAAATATTCGGGTTATTTGGATTTGAGGTTATCGGTTCTATTAGAAAATGGCGAAAAAGTTCCTTGCTTCAGCCGCCGGGTGAGGATGAATGCAGCAGTTTCTCGGCGCAGCAACTTAAACCCCTACACCTTTGTTTCCGGTGCAGTCAGTAAAGGCGTTATCGCTTATAAACAGGGACGTTTACCCCTATCGCCAATTGTTTTGTTGCGCTATCTTCGCAGCTACTATCGGCAAATGCAAGCCTACCAAGAAACGGTAGCCTATTCTAATATTATCCATGCTTGGCAACTCAAAGACCCTTACGAACGCTGGATTGAAACCAACCGCCTGACGCCAAAAATTTTGACCCAAATGCAGACATCAGCCGCTCAGTTAGCGGAAACTGGGGTTAAAATTAGCGTCATTGTCCCGATTTACAATACGGACAAGCAATTTTTACAAGAAATGATTGCATCGGTAACGACTCAGATTTATCCCCATTGGGAACTGTGTTTAGCCGATGATGCTTCTACTAAACCTCACGTTAAAGCTATTTTAGCGGAAGTTCAAGCCAGCGACCCGCGCATTAAGGTGGTATTTCGGCCCGAAAATGGTCATATTGTGGAAGCGACGAACTCGGCTTTAGATGTCGCCACTGGGGAGTTTATCGCACTTTTAGATCACGACGATCTTTTGTCCCCCGATGCGCTATTACTCGTCGCCGAATGTATTGAAAATTACCCTGAAGTCGATTGGATTTACACCGACGAAGATAAAATCGATCCGTCAGGCTATCGCTTTGGCGCGCAGATGAAGGGGGGGTGGAGTCCCGAAATGGCGATTACCCACAACTATACGCATCATCTAGCCGTGTTTCGCCGCAGTTTGGTGGAAAAAGTCGGAAGGCTGCGAAAAGGCTACCAAGGCGCGCAAGATTTGGACTTATTCTTGCGGATCGCGGAAGCGACTAGCGATGAGAAGATTAAGCATATCCCCCATGTCTGCTACCATTGGCGGGTGCATCCAGAGAGTACCGCCTCTCGCGGAACCCAAAAGCAATATGTCTTCGATAGTGCCTATCGTGCCATAGAAGATGCGATCGCCAGAAGAGGGTTAGCGGCTAAACCCTTCCTACCTGCGATCGCCAAACAGTTCGATTTGTGTTTGCATCAGTTAAAGTGGGATAATACTTACCTATCGCAGCATCCGGTAACGATCGTCATCCCTACACGCGATCGCGTCGATCTGTTAACCAAATGCGTCAATAGTCTGGTTAATACCGTAGACGAACGCTACGTTAAGCTCATTATCGTTGATGATGGTTCTGTTGAAGCCAAAACCCGCGACTACCTCAAGAAACTCGAAGCCGAAAAAGTCCTAAGCTGTCGCGTCATTCGTCCCGAAAGAACCGAAAATAAATTTAATTATGCCCGCTTAATGAACATTGGGACAAGCGCCGCCGAGACTCCCTATGTTCTTCACTTAAATAACGATATTGAAGCCACCACTCCCGGCTGGTTAGAAGAAATGATGGGATGGATGTCTATTCCCGGTGTCGGTATTGTCGGTTCTCGCTTACTCTACCCCGATCAAACTCTACAACACGCTGGCGTTGTTGTCGGTTCCCACAATGGTTTAGCCGATCATCTCTTTCACAAATTAGCCAAAGAAGAATTAGGCTATATCTTCCTACCTATCGTTTCGCGCAACGTCACCGCCGTCACCGGGGCTTGCTTGCTGACCTCTACAGAACTCTACCGCCATTTGGGAGGATTTGATCAAGAAAAATTCTCGATTGAATTTAATGATGTAGACTACTGTTTGCGAGTCAACCAAGCCGGACATCGCGTTGTTTATACCCCTCAATCTACCTTAATTCACCTAACCAGTGCTTCGCGAGGCGATTATTACAACCCGAAAGAGCATCTGAATATTTTATCGAAATACCGAGGTTTCCGCGATCCTTACTTTAACGAAAACCTCGATCTAGACTCGATGACAATGAAGCTAGATCCCCTGCATTTTCTCCATCATAACCGGGTTTCTAGCTTAAAAATTCTGTTAATTACGCATAACCTGAACCTAGAAGGCGCGCCAATTATGGCGTATATTTTTGCACAATACTTCGCAACACAAGCCAATTGCCAGGTTAGCGTCATTTCCCTACAAGATGGTGCGTTGCGCGAAGAATACGAAAAACTGGGAATTCCGGTTAAAGTAGTCGATCGCGATCTTTCCATTATCCGCGAAACGCGGGCAGAATATCAAAACCGCTTAAAAGCTTTTGGCAAAAGTATTGATATCTCTGAATTTGATGTGGTGGTGAGTAACACAATGATTGGGTTCTGGGGAGTGGAACTCGCTAGACTATTTAACATCCCCAGCGTGTGGCATATTCACGAAAGTAGCACGATTGAAAATAGTCTGAATCATTTCTTTGGTGACTCTTTGCGCGATGAAATTCGCGAAGTTCTCCAAGATAGCTTTAGTAATGCTAGCCGCGTCGTCTTTGTCGCCGATGCTACTCGTAAAATCTTCCATGAGTGGGATCTTAAGGGTAGATTTAGAACCCTGTATGGGGGGATGAATTTAGATAAAATCAATGAATTTCGCCGCACTCATCCCAAGTCAGAATTGAGGAAAAAATATGGAATTGGCGAAGATAAAACCGTTATTTCCATTATTGGTACCACCTGCGAACGCAAGGGACAACACATCTTTTTAGAAGCCATTAAGCAACTCGAAAAGAAATATTCGGGGAAAGCCGAGGATCTGTGTTACTTAATTGTGGGTGCAAGGGAAACCATTTATCTAGAGTTCTTGCGACAGAAAATTAAGAAACTCAACCTGAAAAACGTCCAAATTATTCCCGAAACCCGCGAAGTTTACGACTTTTTCGGCTTAAGCGATATCTTTGTTTGTGCCAGCTTTGAGGAATCGTTTCCTAGAGTGGTGCTAGAAGCAATGGCATTTGAATTGAAAATCGTCAGTACCAGCGTGTTTGGTATCCCAGAGATGATTGGCGATCGCCAAGAAGCATACCTCGTTCCGCCCGGAAATGCAAAAGCGATCGCCGCCGCCTTACTCGAATGTCTAGAAGACGACTACTCCAACCGCCTCCCCGGAAACGCCTACGCCAGAGTTACCCGGCTGTTTGACAACCAAGTTCAACTTCCCAAACACCTCGAACTCCTCAAAGAAGTCGCCTTAAGCGATAACCCAGATTACGCTATTCTGAGTGATTGA
- a CDS encoding sulfotransferase domain-containing protein encodes MTHHQPDFIIIGGQKCGTTSLYNYLIQHPKIAAAATKEVHFFDLQFDKGVEWYQGQFPEHGITGEASPYYIFHPLVPQRIHQLYPNVKLIALLRDPVARTISHYFHEVRLGFEELSLESAIAAETTRLQGETEKMIADGSYYSFNHQHYTYQTRSFYLDQLKYWHQYFPSDQLLILESEEFYKNPALVVNQVFEFLQLPPYQLAQYSIYNMGDYSQVSETILHQLGDSFQLHNQQLAAYLGREFTWHNYDKSIGKNRLRGRLGQIRQVLAKYSPWTKLHRG; translated from the coding sequence ATGACCCATCATCAACCCGACTTCATCATCATCGGCGGTCAAAAATGCGGTACCACCTCCCTCTATAATTACCTGATTCAACACCCCAAAATTGCCGCCGCCGCTACCAAAGAAGTCCATTTTTTCGATCTGCAATTTGACAAAGGCGTAGAGTGGTACCAAGGGCAATTTCCTGAACATGGCATTACCGGGGAAGCCAGTCCTTACTATATCTTTCATCCCCTGGTTCCCCAACGCATCCACCAGCTTTATCCCAATGTAAAACTGATCGCCTTACTACGCGATCCAGTGGCGAGAACCATTTCCCACTACTTCCATGAAGTGAGACTAGGGTTTGAGGAGTTAAGCTTAGAAAGTGCGATCGCCGCCGAAACTACCCGACTCCAAGGCGAAACCGAAAAAATGATCGCCGATGGCAGCTACTATAGCTTTAACCATCAGCACTACACCTACCAGACCCGTAGCTTCTACCTCGATCAGCTTAAATACTGGCACCAATATTTTCCATCAGACCAATTGCTGATCCTCGAAAGCGAGGAATTCTATAAAAATCCCGCGCTTGTTGTGAACCAAGTCTTCGAGTTTCTCCAACTCCCACCCTATCAGCTAGCGCAATACAGCATATACAATATGGGGGATTATTCGCAGGTCAGCGAAACCATCCTGCACCAACTGGGTGACTCTTTCCAACTCCATAACCAGCAACTCGCCGCCTATCTCGGCAGAGAATTTACTTGGCACAATTATGACAAATCTATCGGGAAAAATCGACTACGAGGACGCTTGGGACAAATACGCCAAGTCTTGGCAAAATATTCACCCTGGACAAAACTACATCGGGGATGA
- a CDS encoding class I SAM-dependent methyltransferase has translation MTNLSGKIDYEDAWDKYAKSWQNIHPGQNYIGDEWIGQQAGAANSLAEYEALIENHLIAPYIASEDTVLEIGIGGGKTAALLLKHCQKLVCADISAEMLQATQQRLGEERVSYVKLDGLTLNGIPPGSMDVCFCYDTMVHIEPRDIYNYLVQIPPLMRGKRLCLFHHSNILTPLGWEKFLNDYPHNLMGKRDGTAFSVMSDRMMEKFLTHLGYEILHKETELVPRDCIWICKSPFLSAE, from the coding sequence ATGACAAATCTATCGGGAAAAATCGACTACGAGGACGCTTGGGACAAATACGCCAAGTCTTGGCAAAATATTCACCCTGGACAAAACTACATCGGGGATGAATGGATCGGTCAACAAGCCGGGGCAGCTAATAGCCTAGCAGAATACGAGGCCCTGATTGAAAATCACTTGATTGCCCCTTATATCGCCTCAGAAGATACCGTTTTAGAAATTGGCATCGGCGGAGGCAAAACAGCCGCCCTACTGCTTAAACACTGCCAGAAGCTCGTCTGTGCTGATATCTCGGCTGAAATGCTGCAAGCCACCCAACAGCGTCTAGGAGAAGAAAGAGTCTCCTACGTTAAATTAGACGGCCTCACCCTCAACGGCATCCCCCCAGGAAGCATGGATGTCTGCTTCTGCTACGACACAATGGTTCACATCGAACCCAGAGACATCTATAACTACTTAGTGCAAATTCCCCCCCTGATGCGAGGGAAACGCCTGTGCTTGTTCCACCACAGCAACATCCTCACCCCCCTCGGTTGGGAAAAATTCCTTAATGATTATCCTCACAACCTGATGGGAAAACGAGACGGAACCGCCTTTTCCGTTATGAGCGATCGCATGATGGAAAAATTCCTCACCCATCTCGGCTACGAAATTCTCCACAAAGAAACTGAACTCGTCCCCCGCGACTGTATTTGGATTTGTAAGTCTCCCTTTCTTAGTGCTGAGTAG
- a CDS encoding NAD-dependent epimerase/dehydratase family protein produces the protein MTVNIVTGVGGFIGSHLAETLLERGEQVIGIDHFNDYYDTNLKRQNAAHLIKRDRFQLIEEDIQALDWVSLLEGVDVVYHQAAQAGVRASWGEGFRSYTERNINATQIMLEAAKDAKGLKRFVYASTSSVYGNAETLPTSETICPQPVSPYGITKLAAERLCWLYLQNFNVPVTALRYFTVYGPRQRPDMAFHKFYKAVLQDEAIPVYGDGQQTRDFTYISDAVAANLLAAQVPEAIGEVFNIGGGSRVVLMDVLATMEEIVGKPIRRDYREKAMGDARHTSADVSKANQILGYQPQVKLKEGLTREWEWVKQLYAG, from the coding sequence ACGCGGCGAACAGGTGATCGGCATTGACCATTTTAACGATTATTACGATACTAATCTCAAGCGTCAAAATGCAGCACATCTAATTAAGCGCGATCGCTTTCAACTCATCGAAGAAGATATTCAAGCCCTCGATTGGGTTAGCCTGTTAGAAGGCGTCGATGTCGTTTACCACCAAGCCGCACAAGCTGGAGTTCGCGCCAGTTGGGGAGAAGGTTTCCGTTCCTATACCGAGCGCAATATCAACGCCACGCAGATTATGCTAGAGGCAGCCAAGGATGCGAAAGGCTTGAAGCGGTTTGTTTATGCTTCGACTTCCTCTGTCTACGGGAATGCTGAAACCTTACCGACTTCAGAAACTATTTGTCCCCAACCCGTTTCTCCCTACGGAATTACGAAACTAGCCGCCGAACGTTTGTGTTGGCTGTATCTGCAAAACTTTAATGTCCCTGTAACGGCGCTGCGCTATTTTACCGTTTATGGCCCTCGCCAGCGTCCGGATATGGCGTTTCACAAATTTTACAAGGCCGTTCTCCAGGATGAAGCAATTCCCGTTTACGGCGACGGTCAACAAACCCGCGACTTTACCTATATTAGCGATGCGGTTGCCGCCAATTTACTAGCCGCGCAAGTCCCCGAAGCTATTGGCGAAGTCTTCAATATTGGGGGAGGTAGCCGCGTGGTGTTAATGGATGTGTTGGCGACAATGGAAGAAATTGTCGGGAAACCCATCCGCCGCGACTACCGGGAAAAAGCAATGGGAGATGCGCGTCACACCTCTGCGGATGTCTCCAAGGCGAATCAAATTTTGGGATATCAACCCCAAGTGAAGCTAAAAGAGGGGTTAACTCGCGAGTGGGAATGGGTGAAGCAGTTATACGCCGGGTAG